The Mycolicibacterium mucogenicum DSM 44124 genomic sequence GGTCGAGCTGGCGCGCGCCGAGATCACCGCCGACGTGAAGAAGGGCCTGACCGGCAGCGTCCTGTTCATCGCCGCCCTCGTCGTGCTCTTCTATTCGACGTTCTTCTTTTTCTTCTTCCTCGGTTCGCTGCTGGAGCTGTGGCTGCCGGCCTGGGCGTCGTACCTCATCGTCTTCGCGCTGATGGTGCTGACGACCGGTGCGCTCGCCTTCCTGGGCTTCCTCAAGGTCCGCAAGATCCGCGGCCCGCGGGACACCATCGCCACGGTCAAGGAGGCCAAGGTGGCGCTGACACCAGGCCACGACAAGCCGTCGAGCCAAGCCTCCATTCGCACGGCTTCTAGCGACACCTCAGGCTGGTAGTGCCGCCACCTGATCCGTCGGTCGTCCGGATCGACGGTCCGTGGCGACACCTCCAGGTGCACGCGAACGGGATCCGCTTCCACGTCGTGGAGGCCGAGGGCTCGGAGCCCGAAGACCGGAACGCGGACGGTTCCTCCAACGCCGAGCGTCCCCTGGTGATCCTGCTGCACGGG encodes the following:
- a CDS encoding phage holin family protein → MSNGDRKNGPVPATVTSIPLVDPHAPKADPSIGDLVKEATAQMSTLVRAEVELARAEITADVKKGLTGSVLFIAALVVLFYSTFFFFFFLGSLLELWLPAWASYLIVFALMVLTTGALAFLGFLKVRKIRGPRDTIATVKEAKVALTPGHDKPSSQASIRTASSDTSGW